The Ooceraea biroi isolate clonal line C1 chromosome 1, Obir_v5.4, whole genome shotgun sequence genome has a window encoding:
- the LOC105285467 gene encoding LOW QUALITY PROTEIN: F-box/LRR-repeat protein 20 (The sequence of the model RefSeq protein was modified relative to this genomic sequence to represent the inferred CDS: inserted 8 bases in 5 codons) — translation MIHSGRTRLEKKVSLQQLVGGVGGGSQVLAIEESEKGGSGTGGQWWKQQHPSYHHHYHHHHHQQHYHHQGGYYTSQSHTHNNPVTTMKQSYMQLTWVFHDDEAQINKKLPKELLLRIFSYLDVVSLCRCAQVSKAXDVLALDGSNWQRIDLFDFQRDVEGPVIENISRRCGGFLRQLSLKGCQSIGNNSMRTLAQSCPNIEELNLSQCKRISDATCAPSAAXLPKLQRLNLDSCPEITDMSLKDLAAGCPLLTHINLSWCELLTDNGLTRSXQGCPELRSFLSKGCRQLTDKAVMCLARYCPNLEAINLXECRNITDDGVRELSERCPRLHYVCLSNCPNLTDATLISLAQHCPLLSVLECVACTHFTDTGFQALARNCKLLEKMDLEECLLITDATLTHLAMGCPRLEKLSLSHCEQIXDEGLRQIALSPCAAEHLAVLELDNCPNITDNGLNHLMQACHNLERIELYDCLHITREGIRKLRAHLPNLKVHAYFAPPTPPPSAGASRQRYCRCCVIL, via the exons ATGATACACTCCGGGCGCACCAGGCTCGAG aaaaaagtaAGTCTCCAACAATTAGTGGGAGGAGTGGGAGGAGGGAGCCAAGTACTGGCGATCGAGGAATCGGAAAAAGGAGGCAGCGGTACCGGTGGACAATGGTGGAAGCAGCAGCATCCATCCTATCATCACCATtatcaccatcatcatcatcaacaacattatcatcatcagGGCGGTTATTACACGTCGCAATCGCATACTCACAACAACCCTGTCACTACCATGAAGCAATCCTATATGCAG CTAACATGGGTATTTCACGATGACGAGGCGCAGATCAACAAGAAACTGCCAAAAGAATTGCTACTCAG AATTTTTTCATACCTCGATGTCGTATCACTATGCCGTTGTGCCCAAGTGAGCAAGGC GGACGTGTTAGCGCTCGATGGGTCCAATTGGCAGAGGATCGATCTCTTCGACTTTCAACGAGATGTGGAG GGACCAGTGATAGAAAATATCTCGAGGCGTTGTGGCGGATTTCTCAGGCAGCTCTCGCTCAAGGGATGCCAGAGTATCGGCAACAACTCGATGCGCACCCTAGCCCAATCGTGTCCTAATATCGAGGAGCTCAATCTGAGCCAGTGCAAGAGGATCTCGGACGCGACCTGCGCGCCCTCAGCAGC ACTGCCCAAGCTGCAGCGACTGAATCTGGACTCGTGTCCCGAGATAACGGACATGTCCCTGAAGGATCTCGCGGCCGGTTGCCCGCTACTCACTCACATCAACCTCTCGTGGTGTGAGTTGCTCACCGACAACGGGTTGACGCGCTC CCAAGGCTGCCCGGAGCTCCGGAGCTTTCTGAGCAAGGGATGCCGCCAGCTGACGGACAAGGCCGTGATGTGCTTAGCGCGCTACTGTCCTAATCTCGAAGCCATCAATC CCGAATGCAGG AATATAACGGACGACGGAGTTAGAGAACTTAGCGAACGGTGTCCACGGCTGCATTACGTTTGCCTGTCGAATTGCCCCAATTTAACGGACGCGACGTTGATTAGCCTGGCACAACACTGTCCACTCCTCAGTGTACTCGAGTGCGTCGCGTGCACCCATTTCACGGATACGGGCTTTCAGGCCCTCGCGAGA AACTGCAAACTACTCGAGAAGATGGATCTGGAAGAGTGCCTTTTAATCACCGACGCCACCCTCACTCACCTGGCGATGGGTTGCCCGAGGTTGGAGAAACTA AGTCTGTCACACTGCGAGCAGA ACGACGAAGGCCTCCGACAAATCGCGCTGTCGCCTTGCGCGGCGGAACACCTAGCCGTCTTGGAGCTGGACAACTGCCCGAACATCACGGACAACGGTCTGAACCATCTGATGCAGGCCTGCCACAATCTTGAGCGTATCGAACTTTACGACTGCCTACACATTACCAGAGAGGGCATACGTAAACTCAGA GCCCACCTACCGAACTTAAAGGTGCACGCGTATTTCGCACCGCCGACACCGCCACCCAGTGCGGGAGCCTCGCGACAACGATACTGTCGGTGCTGCGTCATTCTGTGA